The DNA sequence tttctctctcttacttTCTCtgtctccctccctctctctctctctctctaaagtcTCTAGCTTTCTTTTCTTCCCTAGCTTTGCTAGCTCAGATTCTCTCCAAACCCTTATCTCTAgctctcatttcttctccaaaaacgACCATGGCTGTTGCGTTTAAAGGCTTCTCCATCCGGTAAGCTTACTTGCGTTTGTTTTCTCAAGGCTTTGCCCATCGTTCTTTGTTTTTTGCTGGCCCTGATCGATTTCGTGTGTTTTAGGGAGTACGCGGCGAAGATGAGGACCGCGGACGTGTTCAAGTGCTGTCCCTTCGTCGACGACAATCATGATGATAAGGTTATGAGCAAAGAGCAAGCCGAGTCCTTGTTACCTCCGATCACTGTCACCAAGTTCAAGCTGTGGTCCCATGAGCTCGACCGCATCAAATCCAACCTTCAACCCCAACAGGAGACTATCCTCACCCTCACCAACAAAGAAAGCGCCGAAGAAATTCCAACCAACGATCATCAATTCCCTGCCGTGCCTGAACGACATGAGGAGGTTGAGGTGGCGGAGAAAGCACCGGGGTCGTTTCTTTGCCCGGTTTGCAAGGATTTCGAAGGGGCGAGTGTCAATGCCGTCCACGAGCATGTCGATAGGTGTCTTGTTCACACGTCTAGGGAGGAGCGGAGGCCGGTGAAGAGAGGAGGCACCGCCAAGGCGAAGTCCAAGGCCCCCAAGAAGAGATCCATCGCCGAGATTTTCGCTGTGGCGCCGCCGATGCCAACCGTTGATGAGACGAATGAAGATGAAGTTAGTGAGAACGAAGAAGACGAAGATCAACAGCTTGTTGTTTGTACTACTACAAAACTAAAGGCGAAGAAGgttaagaaaagaaagaaagagaagagtgtAGTACTCTTGGAAGAGAACAACCATTTCAACAAGAAGAttaacaagaagaaaaacaaggtACGTGATTTTTCCATAAAATTATGCTATCatttatctttgattttgagTAGTTATTGGGTGTTTGATTTTTCATGATTCATAAACAAGAATTGTTGGTTGATTATTTACTGTGGGGGTGGTTAATTGATTGCTACAATATTCTCTCCACTGGCTTCTTCTGCTCCCTTCTGTTTAACACTTTGTGCATAAAATTACTGGTCAAAAGGCTGCAGAAAAACACTGCAATACGTTTGAGGCAGTGAGTGGTGTTGGGGTTGTGATTGTACTACACAGCCATAGGTGTCGACTTCGCGatgaaaaagttaaaaaaacaGTATCAATTAAGAGATTTGTTTTGTGGGGATGGTGCTCCAGCTGGTGCTCAGTACGGCTTGGGCAGAAACATAGAGCTTTTATATAGGTTCATGGAGAGTTCTTTGTCCTTGCTGGTTTAGCATTCCAAGTGTATGATGTGTTTCCTAGCTAGCCTAATAATGCTGTTCCTTCCCCGCTGTTAATCTTTTGGAGAAGATGTAATCATAGTCATTTGGGTTTGATCAGATGGCGAGCTAGTATTTGATATGGTATTGATTCATGGGATATGAATTGTATAGAAGTTGAAGACTGAGAACTGGGGATCTAGAGTTTTAACTTTATAGTTTAATGGGTTAGTTCATGATCTTCTGGAGATGCAACACCGGATTCATGGCCAGCGTATCATTAGTAATTTGTCTGGTGATATTGGCAgttgttttttctttgatcTTCTTGGTAGTTGCTAGAGAAGACTAAGGAGAGTACATTGGTGTTTGTTTGTTCATTCATTTTAGAGCTTCTCGTAGGCTTTCGGACTAATTACATTGTGGCCAGACATAAGAGGAACAACACCAAACACTAACTGTATACGTCTTTGAGCATTCGACAGTTAAATGGCAAGGGCTGAGATGTTGGTATTGACAGTTTTGGTATCTTCCACCATTTCGACTTCTGAAACCATAGACATCCATTTGTTTATTATTTTATGTGTTCGAAGGGCATTTAGGGGGCTTGTAGATGATGCAGGTGGAAATGAGTGTACTGATAATTTGGAGCTGAAATTCCAGATATATATGGGTGTGATTTGCATGCCTAATTTTGTCACCCTCTTAGAGTTCTATGACAAGAAGAACAAAACATATTTATCACATGAACTTTATCTTATTTACCGGAGCTTATTCTAACTATGTTAGCTGTTTGGCTGGATGATCTTTCTTGTGATCTTGGAATCATGTCAGAAATTAGAGAGATTGAATGGGCGTTTGTCTTTGAATCTGGAGCCGCTTCTTGGTTTTGCATTGTCTTAATCTTTCTGGCATGGCCTGGTAATTCAGAAGTAACCATGCATAGAACGATATTTTAAGACAGAAGATCCAATTGTCTGATTATTTTAAAATAGTGATTATCATAAGGAAATCTTAATTGGAAGCAATGATGGGAattctaaatattgaaattttgaagcAACAGTGGTGACTTAGATGTGGTGATCGGGAACCATCTCATCTGAAGTTTATCTAGCTAGTGGTTAATATATGTGACAGATGGCCAACATATATGTTTTTCTTACTTGATCCTCTTGAGAAGGGACCCATTCTGAGAGAAACATTGATACTATTGGAGCCTAGCTTGGTCGCTCTTACATGCTGCATGCGAAGTCCATTGTCCATAAAGGGTTACTGCATGTGACAGTTTTGATTGATACAAATGGTTTGGACAAGGACAGCATGTGTTGATTACTGCATATGAACCCGCTATACTTCTGGTATGAAACTGATTGCATGTGTTGGCAACTCCTTTAGGTGGATTTATACATCCactcatgagtcatgacatGTTACGCTATACTTCTGGTATGAAACTGATTGCATATGAACCTGCTATACTTCTGATATGAAACTGATTGCATGTGTTGGCAACTCCTTTAGGTGGATTTATACATGCACTCATGACATGTTAGAGACCTTTATAGTGGAGTTGGATATGCCATATGATTTGCAATAAGTTGGCTGAATTTTGAGAGTGCTTGATGGTAGACATATGGTTGGAATGAATCAAGTGCATGACTCATGAGTTCATAAGATCTATTTAATCGAAATTATCAGCCTGCTGTTGAAAATTCAAGGCAGTTAATAACTCTGGCTGGGTCATTCTTTGGTTTGTGAATACTTCAAAGTTTGACAGCGTTATAGAGTTAAATGGAATCTTTATGTGCCCGTCAATgttgcctcttttttttttgtacgttGATAAGCTGCACCATGAAGCTAGGAATGTTCGTATGTTATTGAAAACTTTGTTCATCTTTTGTTGTTTGTTCATTGGCATTTAATAGAACCAAGGCAAACTTTTACTTGCATTGTGCTATAATTATGAAATTGATTGTGCAGCTTTAatctcttttctccttctttatGTTTAATCCcagatatatataaatatatgaatCTTGTATATGTGATAGTATGGAAGAATATACAAGGGAAACTTAATCACATGGCTTTAATTAAGTATATAAATGcagttgcagacttgcagtctAAATTACTTGTTCATTTAGCCTAGTACAGTCTCTTCGCACACGAGATATATATTGATTAATAAATCGATTGATTCTATTTCTTGTATTTTCTATAGTATAATTGAATGCTTAAGATCAAAGTAAAGTTATATAATTTAACCCGAAAGCAAATGTATAACTGCACCATACGGAGATAAAATGAGAGAGATGAGCAAGGATTATTGTGGTGTGGACATTGTCGAAGAGAAAAACCAAAAGCAACTGTCGTAACTCCCTTAAATACAGAAATTGAGGGTAGTGTTAGGGGGAAGAGGCTAGGAAAACCAAATATAACTGTTCGAGTGAAtataaacattttattttctccttttggttgTTGGCCTTCTCATTGATAATCAACAAGAGGCCAATAATAAGTCTTTGGTTTCGggtatatttgctacacaacTACCAGTTTTCAACGAAAGTTGGAGATTGGTAATCTCCCTATACTATTTATATACTTCGCATAAGTAGCTTCTGAAGAAGTTAATGTCCTTTCTTGACTAGTAAATTGTACTAGCATCTTTCTCCTAAAGCCATAGGAAGAGACTACTGCTTCTTATACTGTATTAAATTTATTTAGTAGGATAATGACTTTAATATGCTTGATTTCGTTTTAATAAGACCAAGAACTTGGTCTATatataaatttgatatttttgaCTTTTGACCTTCAGACTATGATGTTATTGGGTTTTAAGAAAGTATCATTTGCAAAGGTGTAACGACTTCCTTTTTTGATTCAGGAAAATTCTTGCAAACTCAAACAGAAAACTCCAGTCAATTTTGCCAAAAAACTGAATAAGAAGGTTGCAATAGATATTTCTGATGCTGTGACTGGCCGTGCAAAGACACCAAATGTGAAATATTTATCTACACAGAAGAGAAAAGTAGCTCAAACATCCAAATTTATTCCTAAGCAGAAAAAGCCAATGTTTACCACTCGCAGTATTCTCAAGAATCATGTTCTTTGTGGGCAGAACACTACATTTTACAGAATGGAAGGTGATAGTCAAGAAAATACTTGTGGTTTTCAACATTCAAGAAGGCATGTCAAGTTTTCTGGCAAGGATGACATACTTGGtccaaaaaagaatgaaaaatctTCATTTGAGCATAACTTTTTTTCTGATACATTAGCTAGTTCATCAGAGAAGGATCAGTCTGCTGACAGTGATAAAGAAGCAGCCCCAATTGAGGTTGACAGAAGAGAAAACGACGTTTCTGTCAGCACAGATAATGGCATTGAGGCTTGCAGTAAACCTGGAAGGAAAGAAAATCCTGAACTTCTTGATCACGTTGGTTTACCAAGTTTTCTTAGGCCACATATAACTAGTCAAGAAAAAGCAAAGCATTTGGCAGAGAAACCTGTACCAGCAAGTAAAGTTGCTGCAACTCCAGATAATAATTTGCACATGTTCAGTCAAGGCTACCTGACCGCTGCACGTGAACCTGCATATGCTGGCGCTCCTAGGCTGATATCTGCTCTAGAAGATTCCTGCATAAAAACTCAAGGAATTACGGTTTCCAGAGCTTTTGGTTCCAGCGGCAAGATGATCGATCATTTTGTACATCCTATCCATGGAGTTTCTGCACTGAGTTCTAAGGAAAACACAGGAGCATTTTTCGAACCTTCTATACGtaatttcatttcaaatgaGAATGTACAAGGGAGGATTCAGTTTCTGTCACCATCTGAAAGAGACAGAATTAGTGATCATGGTCTGCACTACCAGTCCATACGTCCTCCTATGGATGTAGTAGGTGGCTCATATCCACTTCCGCAGTGGAAACAAAGGCCAGTTACCTTTACGGAAAGGCTTTTGGATGATAAGTTTTATGGTTTGCCTCTCAATTCACATGGTGAGTTAATACAGTTTAGTTCAAGGGGTGGTAGTGGATTTGACCAGCTGGGGAAGTTGAATACTGTAGCTGGATCCTCCAGTAGCTTACCTGCATACAACCAGCATTTTGTTGAGAGAGAAGTTCCAAGAGACAATTTAAATTTGTTTCCAATGCAGAATTATGTTAGAGAGAATTGCAGTTCACATTTTCCAGATAGATTAGGTGTTACTTGCTTTGGAAGTGCTCAAAGACCAGATGTGCACCAGCTTGATTTTGGGAGCAGAATCAGCCACTCTTTTCATCCGCTTCATTCAGACCTGAACACATTCAGTATCTCTAGCACTAGATGCAGACAGTTTAACCAGGTACAGAATGAAAACATAGGCATAGGCGGAATGATTCCTAAGGAAACTTCATGTCCCATGTCGCTGAACATGAATCAACCAACAATGCGGTTAATGGGAAAAGATGTTGCAATTGGTAACAGTAGCAGACAAATTCATGGGTTTGAGGATGGAAAGCTTTGGATGGATAAGGAAATTATAGCTGAGCATTGTCCTTCAAGTAATGCCTTGCTGAATTCTTCATTGAAGCAGAATTTCCATCAGAATTGCTATCCACCCACAACATCAGCAAAGTTGAAAGAAACTGTATCGCAGTCCTTAGGAATTTGCAGTGAACAGGCTCCACAATCAAATTTACGGATGAAAGCTCCAGAGTTCAGGTTTCCTCACCCTTACCAGAAGTGGCAAAGTGGCTCTGGGTTTGAGCATGGCAGCCATACCGCCTCCAGAAGTCCAAGTTCTAGTTTACTTCATTTCTCTCAGTCACCAAATTCACCTGCAATGTTCAATGGGGAACACAATTTTTGTGCACCGTTCATATCTAGAACTGAATCTCTACAATCTCAACTGTTTGGTTCTCAGCTACCTGTATTATCTACTCCGCAGATTACCTATGAGCATGGGATTTTAAGACCTGCTGAAACCAGTTGCAAGCAGCATCCGCCTCATTTTAGAAAATCAGCATTTGACTTCCCTTTCCTAAATCCAGAATGTAGAGAAAATGTCCAACCATCATGGTTTCAGAACTCCTCTAAGGCTGGCCTGCCCCCTTGGTTGTTGCACGCAACGCTTCAGCAAAACCCGACAATTACAGCTCCTCAGGTTTTTCCAAATACTGCTAGCAAACACCTTCATCATATCATGCCCAGAAAGAACATTTTTAATGCCCCTTCCATGCATTATTCATCTGAAGTTTCTCATTCACAAGTGAAGAGGTCACCAGTTCCTCAGACTGCGGTTCTGCCTCAGCATGTTCAAGTCATTCCAGATGAAAGTCCCAGTTCTGCCATGATAGACATGAGCTACAGGAACAGAATGAATGTCAAAGACAGAATGAAACCAAAACCTTTTGGTATCGAAGACCCTTATCCCTGTAAGAGAACCAAGAGATTAGCAGTTGATTCAACAAACCCTCCTAACATAATCGACTTAGAAGTGCAAGAAAAGTCACGTGTTGTGGCAGGATTGTCGTCAAGCGGGGACTTCATTGATGAAATGCAGTCAAATTTCAGAGCACTTGACCTTGAATCTAGTCAGAAGCAGGTAAGTGTTTCAGAGTGCCTCCTAAATGAAACTCAAAAGGATGGATTTGAAAGTTTCCGCATTGAGTCTTCCAAAGTGGATGATGTAGGAAGATCAGGTCCCATTAAACTATCTGCAGGAGCTAAACATATCATAAAACCTATTCAGAATGTGGATCAAGATAACTGCAGGCCAATTCATTCAACTATCCCTTTTGTTGCAGTAACAAATCGTTGTACAGAACCAGAACCTCAGAAGAAATCAACAAAGATCTACAAGTTCTAAGGGTAAGTCCTATCAACCAAAACTATTTTTGCTTACTCATCATCATTTTACTTGTTATTCTTTAACAAACATCTCTTTGTGAATTAACAGGTGTTCCGCTTGAAGCACCAACTCCGACACTTTCCAATTAACTGCTGAAAAACTTTTGGATTTTAGCATGCATCTTTCTTCTGTAGTCAGGTATTCTCCATGTGACATCTGTGAAATACGGCATTATAATTTTGGGATATTGGCTTTAATCATATAAGCACCTTACTATATAGTTCTTTTCAAACTTCATCCTTCTACCGGGTGATTAAGCATGTTTGGTCCAATTGAAAAAGATGAGTGTGTTGTTACCGTTGTGAACACAAAATGTTTTGAAGCAATTCTAGGATATTGGTTATAACCAGAGTCCACAAAAGAGACGAGTAGTGATAACTTAGTTGTAGCTTTTGGTTGTCCTAAAGCAAATTTGGCATACAATACAAGGACAATTCTGTGGCGGATTTTTAAGACTTCCTTCCAGGCGGGAGAAAGAAGCCCGCATTGTTTGCCGGTTACCTCTGTGTTAGCATTAGACTGGAATTCATCAAACACCTTGTTCTAACCTACAATTCCTGAATTAACACTTAAAGGGGACTTAGGCATACAATTTGCCCCCAAGCCCTGCAAAACATCAGTGACTGATAGAAATTTCACTCTAAACTCTGGCACCCCCTTATATCCACCATTGCATTAATACTAATCAACTTGAGGTGTAAAATGGATCATGCCTAGCACGACTTTCGTGCTACGCAATCTGGTGTGGTATGACGCAATTTTGTGCTCTGGTTCTGAAGTGCTTGTGTCTCATATATATTCCGGCCTAATATAAAGATGACCGTGTTGTCATGCTGTAAGTTGCAGAACAACAGGAAATGACAATGTGTTTGATCAAATGCTTGGCATCAAATCATATATGAGGGAGATGTTGTGATCCAATTTTGTGTTGTGTGTTTGATCAATAATTTAAGACAGTCAAATCACGATTATTGTCCCAAATTCAATTTCCACACGAGTCTTGTCTTTCCTGTAGGGAAGTGTTCTGTGCTCTACCACCATCCATTTCGTGCTCGTATGGttgaaattatttgttttacacCCCTAATTTGAAGTGGAAGGGGCcaaagaccttttttttttttaatttaaaaatctAATTGAAAATCAATTAATGACATACTGCCCCAGGTTAATAAGAAACTGGGAGGCATCGATCTATCTGTTGTATATTTCTGTGTTTGATTGAAAGCATAACTGCTAGTTCATGCTTGTAGCAGGAATGTACATTGATCGATGTTAGTTTCTACTACATATTCTACAAAGAGAGAAGAATTCTATTAGTTCAATCTTTTACAGAAACAAAGAACTTGCATATACATAAAGACATAAGACTGGCTCATATTCATCTGAGATACGCTGCATGTCTTTCCTTATAAATTGGATCTTCTCAGTGCTTCCTAGCTTCTCTTTCAGCCTGCAAAGTAAATTAACCCCCAGAAGTCAATAAACACTCATGAACCGACCAGAGATAAGACATATGCAAGTTATATATATTGAAtcgtatgaatatatatatttggttgaTTAATTTGTCTGTACCGTTTTGACGACCCTCTCGAAAGCCTCTGATCCATGGTGATCGATAAAATGCTCTACCGACTTCCTTCCATCGAGGCTCAACATTTGGATAACCTTCTTCTGTCCCTCTGGGTGTTTTGATGATGACGATGAGCTCCAATTGATATAGTCCCCGGGCTTCACATATTTTCTCACAATATTCTCATAAACATAGGCTGCCCCGTTGAATATTGGCAACACCAGCCAGATGCAGAACAATAGCTTCATATATGGCCATATTGGAATCCTGCACTCAATTTTACAATTAACAGATATATAGTACTACGTACTTTCCTTAAATCCATGCATGCTTGTAAAATTGGAATTAATAATCAGTTATGATAAATTAATTAACATACCAAGCGAGGACTTTCCAACAGAAGAGCTCGAATAATGTGATCAAAGAATATAACACCCAATATGTAAGCCACTGCTGATCGTCTAGTGTAGAAGCGCTCTCTATTGCTCTCACTGTTGCatatctgtgtatatatatttcatccATCGATCAGAATTAATACTACTAGTCCTCATCCTACCTTGATATTGTAGCCTTGCTTTAAGGCTTTAACTGATCGATAGTGGTTTTCTAATAAACATTAAGATATAGATTTTTGGGGGAGGGAAGAGGGGAGGGGTTTACTTACAAAGGATAAAGAAGTGTCACTCCGGGCCTGCAGGATCAAAAGtaaaaaatcagaatatatgtatcctacttttttttttttaggtca is a window from the Rosa chinensis cultivar Old Blush chromosome 2, RchiOBHm-V2, whole genome shotgun sequence genome containing:
- the LOC112185170 gene encoding uncharacterized protein LOC112185170 isoform X3, with the translated sequence MAVAFKGFSIREYAAKMRTADVFKCCPFVDDNHDDKVMSKEQAESLLPPITVTKFKLWSHELDRIKSNLQPQQETILTLTNKESAEEIPTNDHQFPAVPERHEEVEVAEKAPGSFLCPVCKDFEGASVNAVHEHVDRCLVHTSREERRPVKRGGTAKAKSKAPKKRSIAEIFAVAPPMPTVDETNEDEVSENEEDEDQQLVVCTTTKLKAKKVKKRKKEKSVVLLEENNHFNKKINKKKNKENSCKLKQKTPVNFAKKLNKKVAIDISDAVTGRAKTPNVKYLSTQKRKVAQTSKFIPKQKKPMFTTRSILKNHVLCGQNTTFYRMEGDSQENTCGFQHSRRHVKFSGKDDILGPKKNEKSSFEHNFFSDTLASSSEKDQSADSDKEAAPIEVDRRENDVSVSTDNGIEACSKPGRKENPELLDHVGLPSFLRPHITSQEKAKHLAEKPVPASKVAATPDNNLHMFSQGYLTAAREPAYAGAPRLISALEDSCIKTQGITVSRAFGSSGKMIDHFVHPIHGVSALSSKENTGAFFEPSIRNFISNENVQGRIQFLSPSERDRISDHGLHYQSIRPPMDVVGGSYPLPQWKQRPVTFTERLLDDKFYGLPLNSHGELIQFSSRGGSGFDQLGKLNTVAGSSSSLPAYNQHFVEREVPRDNLNLFPMQNYVRENCSSHFPDRLGVTCFGSAQRPDVHQLDFGSRISHSFHPLHSDLNTFSISSTRCRQFNQVQNENIGIGGMIPKETSCPMSLNMNQPTMRLMGKDVAIGNSSRQIHGFEDGKLWMDKEIIAEHCPSSNALLNSSLKQNFHQNCYPPTTSAKLKETVSQSLGICSEQAPQSNLRMKAPEFRFPHPYQKWQSGSGFEHGSHTASRSPSSSLLHFSQSPNSPAMFNGEHNFCAPFISRTESLQSQLFGSQLPVLSTPQITYEHGILRPAETSCKQHPPHFRKSAFDFPFLNPECRENVQPSWFQNSSKAGLPPWLLHATLQQNPTITAPQVFPNTASKHLHHIMPRKNIFNAPSMHYSSEVSHSQVKRSPVPQTAVLPQHVQVIPDESPSSAMIDMSYRNRMNVKDRMKPKPFGIEDPYPCKRTKRLAVDSTNPPNIIDLEVQEKSRVVAGLSSSGDFIDEMQSNFRALDLESSQKQWMM
- the LOC112185170 gene encoding uncharacterized protein LOC112185170 isoform X2, which codes for MAVAFKGFSIREYAAKMRTADVFKCCPFVDDNHDDKVMSKEQAESLLPPITVTKFKLWSHELDRIKSNLQPQQETILTLTNKESAEEIPTNDHQFPAVPERHEEVEVAEKAPGSFLCPVCKDFEGASVNAVHEHVDRCLVHTSREERRPVKRGGTAKAKSKAPKKRSIAEIFAVAPPMPTVDETNEDEVSENEEDEDQQLVVCTTTKLKAKKVKKRKKEKSVVLLEENNHFNKKINKKKNKENSCKLKQKTPVNFAKKLNKKVAIDISDAVTGRAKTPNVKYLSTQKRKVAQTSKFIPKQKKPMFTTRSILKNHVLCGQNTTFYRMEGDSQENTCGFQHSRRHVKFSGKDDILGPKKNEKSSFEHNFFSDTLASSSEKDQSADSDKEAAPIEVDRRENDVSVSTDNGIEACSKPGRKENPELLDHVGLPSFLRPHITSQEKAKHLAEKPVPASKVAATPDNNLHMFSQGYLTAAREPAYAGAPRLISALEDSCIKTQGITVSRAFGSSGKMIDHFVHPIHGVSALSSKENTGAFFEPSIRNFISNENVQGRIQFLSPSERDRISDHGLHYQSIRPPMDVVGGSYPLPQWKQRPVTFTERLLDDKFYGLPLNSHGELIQFSSRGGSGFDQLGKLNTVAGSSSSLPAYNQHFVEREVPRDNLNLFPMQNYVRENCSSHFPDRLGVTCFGSAQRPDVHQLDFGSRISHSFHPLHSDLNTFSISSTRCRQFNQVQNENIGIGGMIPKETSCPMSLNMNQPTMRLMGKDVAIGNSSRQIHGFEDGKLWMDKEIIAEHCPSSNALLNSSLKQNFHQNCYPPTTSAKLKETVSQSLGICSEQAPQSNLRMKAPEFRFPHPYQKWQSGSGFEHGSHTASRSPSSSLLHFSQSPNSPAMFNGEHNFCAPFISRTESLQSQLFGSQLPVLSTPQITYEHGILRPAETSCKQHPPHFRKSAFDFPFLNPECRENVQPSWFQNSSKAGLPPWLLHATLQQNPTITAPQVFPNTASKHLHHIMPRKNIFNAPSMHYSSEVSHSQVKRSPVPQTAVLPQHVQVIPDESPSSAMIDMSYRNRMNVKDRMKPKPFGIEDPYPCKRTKRLAVDSTNPPNIIDLEVQEKSRVVAGLSSSGDFIDEMQSNFRALDLESSQKQEDQVPLNYLQELNIS
- the LOC112185172 gene encoding HVA22-like protein f, translated to MGVLAAIAKNLDTLIGPGVTLLYPLYATVRAIESASTLDDQQWLTYWVLYSLITLFELFCWKVLAWIPIWPYMKLLFCIWLVLPIFNGAAYVYENIVRKYVKPGDYINWSSSSSSKHPEGQKKVIQMLSLDGRKSVEHFIDHHGSEAFERVVKTAEREARKH
- the LOC112185170 gene encoding uncharacterized protein LOC112185170 isoform X1, whose product is MAVAFKGFSIREYAAKMRTADVFKCCPFVDDNHDDKVMSKEQAESLLPPITVTKFKLWSHELDRIKSNLQPQQETILTLTNKESAEEIPTNDHQFPAVPERHEEVEVAEKAPGSFLCPVCKDFEGASVNAVHEHVDRCLVHTSREERRPVKRGGTAKAKSKAPKKRSIAEIFAVAPPMPTVDETNEDEVSENEEDEDQQLVVCTTTKLKAKKVKKRKKEKSVVLLEENNHFNKKINKKKNKENSCKLKQKTPVNFAKKLNKKVAIDISDAVTGRAKTPNVKYLSTQKRKVAQTSKFIPKQKKPMFTTRSILKNHVLCGQNTTFYRMEGDSQENTCGFQHSRRHVKFSGKDDILGPKKNEKSSFEHNFFSDTLASSSEKDQSADSDKEAAPIEVDRRENDVSVSTDNGIEACSKPGRKENPELLDHVGLPSFLRPHITSQEKAKHLAEKPVPASKVAATPDNNLHMFSQGYLTAAREPAYAGAPRLISALEDSCIKTQGITVSRAFGSSGKMIDHFVHPIHGVSALSSKENTGAFFEPSIRNFISNENVQGRIQFLSPSERDRISDHGLHYQSIRPPMDVVGGSYPLPQWKQRPVTFTERLLDDKFYGLPLNSHGELIQFSSRGGSGFDQLGKLNTVAGSSSSLPAYNQHFVEREVPRDNLNLFPMQNYVRENCSSHFPDRLGVTCFGSAQRPDVHQLDFGSRISHSFHPLHSDLNTFSISSTRCRQFNQVQNENIGIGGMIPKETSCPMSLNMNQPTMRLMGKDVAIGNSSRQIHGFEDGKLWMDKEIIAEHCPSSNALLNSSLKQNFHQNCYPPTTSAKLKETVSQSLGICSEQAPQSNLRMKAPEFRFPHPYQKWQSGSGFEHGSHTASRSPSSSLLHFSQSPNSPAMFNGEHNFCAPFISRTESLQSQLFGSQLPVLSTPQITYEHGILRPAETSCKQHPPHFRKSAFDFPFLNPECRENVQPSWFQNSSKAGLPPWLLHATLQQNPTITAPQVFPNTASKHLHHIMPRKNIFNAPSMHYSSEVSHSQVKRSPVPQTAVLPQHVQVIPDESPSSAMIDMSYRNRMNVKDRMKPKPFGIEDPYPCKRTKRLAVDSTNPPNIIDLEVQEKSRVVAGLSSSGDFIDEMQSNFRALDLESSQKQVSVSECLLNETQKDGFESFRIESSKVDDVGRSGPIKLSAGAKHIIKPIQNVDQDNCRPIHSTIPFVAVTNRCTEPEPQKKSTKIYKF
- the LOC112185170 gene encoding uncharacterized protein LOC112185170 isoform X4, giving the protein MAVAFKGFSIREYAAKMRTADVFKCCPFVDDNHDDKVMSKEQAESLLPPITVTKFKLWSHELDRIKSNLQPQQETILTLTNKESAEEIPTNDHQFPAVPERHEEVEVAEKAPGSFLCPVCKDFEGASVNAVHEHVDRCLVHTSREERRPVKRGGTAKAKSKAPKKRSIAEIFAVAPPMPTVDETNEDEVSENEEDEDQQLVVCTTTKLKAKKVKKRKKEKSVVLLEENNHFNKKINKKKNKENSCKLKQKTPVNFAKKLNKKVAIDISDAVTGRAKTPNVKYLSTQKRKVAQTSKFIPKQKKPMFTTRSILKNHVLCGQNTTFYRMEGDSQENTCGFQHSRRHVKFSGKDDILGPKKNEKSSFEHNFFSDTLASSSEKDQSADSDKEAAPIEVDRRENDVSVSTDNGIEACSKPGRKENPELLDHVGLPSFLRPHITSQEKAKHLAEKPVPASKVAATPDNNLHMFSQGYLTAAREPAYAGAPRLISALEDSCIKTQGITVSRAFGSSGKMIDHFVHPIHGVSALSSKENTGAFFEPSIRNFISNENVQGRIQFLSPSERDRISDHGLHYQSIRPPMDVVGGSYPLPQWKQRPVTFTERLLDDKFYGLPLNSHGELIQFSSRGGSGFDQLGKLNTVAGSSSSLPAYNQHFVEREVPRDNLNLFPMQNYVRENCSSHFPDRLGVTCFGSAQRPDVHQLDFGSRISHSFHPLHSDLNTFSISSTRCRQFNQVQNENIGIGGMIPKETSCPMSLNMNQPTMRLMGKDVAIGNSSRQIHGFEDGKLWMDKEIIAEHCPSSNALLNSSLKQNFHQNCYPPTTSAKLKETVSQSLGICSEQAPQSNLRMKAPEFRFPHPYQKWQSGSGFEHGSHTASRSPSSSLLHFSQSPNSPAMFNGEHNFCAPFISRTESLQSQLFGSQLPVLSTPQITYEHGILRPAETSCKQHPPHFRKSAFDFPFLNPECRENVQPSWFQNSSKAGLPPWLLHATLQQNPTITAPQVFPNTASKHLHHIMPRKNIFNAPSMHYSSEVSHSQVKRSPVPQTAVLPQHVQVIPDESPSSAMIDMSYRNRMNVKDRMKPKPFGIEDPYPCKRTKRLAVDSTNPPNIIDLEVQEKSRVVAGLSSSGDFIDEMQSNFRALDLESSQKQ